The Notolabrus celidotus isolate fNotCel1 chromosome 6, fNotCel1.pri, whole genome shotgun sequence nucleotide sequence ACATGATCACTTTATATCCGGTCCTGTCTGATGAACCACAACGATAAAGTCTTGGATCTGTataacttctctctctctctctctctcttccgtcttcctctccttccttgtGGAACAGCACACTGTCCCAAATgtgtcaaaacacacacacacacactaaaagtACACTGACTAACTGGATGACTTCATTTCCTGGATTAGAGATTTCTCAGTAATGTTTAATTTCCTTCATCCTTTGATTCGTTTCATCACACTCTCCTTTCTGCTGACGTTTGATTCGACAGTGGGAactttcagctgtgtttgtccGTGTCTTCCTGTTCTCAGTCAGCGTAACTCCATCCTCTTCTACTCACTCCACAGAGCGCCAGAGGCAGCGGTTTGATTCCCACCGGCTCAGGGCTGAGACAAACACGTGAAGTAAGAAGTCTCATTCTGCATTATTTAACCCGAGAACAAAACATATTACAACGCAGAGCAGTGTTAACAAGCAGGGGGACATGATGCAGCATCTTCAGCTGAGtgtggagggaaaacacagacacaaagaggaggACGATGCAGGAACTCTTTCCTTTCTCTGACTCCAGGAGTTTAAGAGTACATCAGGGTGTGTTTCTGATTAATGAGCAGGGTCTCAGGCTTCTTCCTGCCTCGTATATAACAATGCACTTTCTCTGGAAACACAAGATATGAgtaattaatcaatctttatttatatagcgccaaatcacaacaactgttctcctcagactctttccaaacagagcaggtctaggccgtactctgtgttctattattaacaaagacccaatatgaagacaggataagatccagtcccgccttacagacaggactcagtctgatctcatcttaatccaccatgagcagagcactttgcagcgttTAGCACTAAGCTGAAAGCATTTCATGGGCCCACCTGGAAGATAAATAATCTAGAATGGTCATGCCATATTGGTTTAcaggtgtgttagtgtgtattgGGATTTCTGGGGATTATTAACTGAACGACAATGGGAGGTTTGCTTTAATGTGACAATTTAATTTGaaccagtgaacatccagggaacggacattgagattgtgaaatctttcAAGCACCTGGGTGTTCatctgaacaataaactggactggtcagacaactgcaacacactctacaagaagggacaaagcagactctttccactcaggagactcaggtcttttggtgtggagggggctcttctgaagtccttctttgactctgtggtggcatcagccttcttctttggagtggtctgctgggggaagcagcatctctgctgctgacaggaagaagctgaacagaatGTAGCTCTAgtaaaagttcagacaggaagactataaagcaatcacagccgttgtttaactctctctccctcgttcaatagctcacccgcttccagctgcatgctccggagctgtcattggctgaTCAGCAGcagcgtcatccaatagctcagtggcacgcccttatcgtcagcctatcaactctctgctgtctttttaaatgtgtctctctctcctgctagttccttcttgcattgatggtgcgcacccctccacctccccgtctccacctggtctctgcaagtcttcaattccttggatcatcaaccaccaccaccagtgtctggactctaggggggatttcttcagctgccaaattcacacattccTAAGCTCATAActttatccccatagagtccttacaccaaagatttctgtcaagttccatCATTCATTTAGTTGTAATAAAAAaccttaatattcaaattgtgaatctcctgattgaactggtgaagaagggcagctctgtcctgggctgcccgctggaccctgtggaggtggtggctgacaggaggatgatagcaaagctctCTTCTCTGATGGTCAACACGTCACACCcggtcacaccccctccaggagaccataacaacactaagtagctcgttcagtgacagacttcttcaccctcggtgtctcacggagagatatcgcaggtcttttcttcctgcagtggtcagactctataaccaattatatatatatatatatatatatatatatatatatatatatatatatatatatatatggcaagccgttcaggaaataatatattgaatgaaagtctgaatatattgaatgaaactcgatatatatggaatgaagtctgaatatattgaatgaaactcgatatatatggaatgaaactcgatatatatggaatgaaagtctgaatatatggaatgaaactcgatatatatggaatgaaagtctgaatatatggaatgaaactcgatatatatggaatgaaagtctgaatatatggaatgaaacttgatatatatggaatgaaagtctgaatatatggaatgaaacttgatatttatggaatgaaagtctgaatatatggaatgaaacttgatatatatggaatgaaagtctgaatatatggaatgaaacttgatatatatggaatgaaagtctgaatatatggaatgaaacttgatatatatggaatgaagtctgaatatatggaatgaaacttgatatatatggaatgaagtctgaatatattgaatgaaagcttaaataagtactctgaacaccacttataatcgtattgttttattgtcatcaaagagactcatcttttattaatgtctctctgaaaataaccttttgcacttctttttagtgtttctgaggggacacattttcctctacctctgtaacttgtggtaatttggtcgtactttttcattacactcactcactgtcagatgatgcacacaggtatgagctccacctgttaacattgaacaggatgctacattatcacaagtcataacaaaagttagctagcgaactagaggactgaaccacctgaataaagaaggggcaatatctttagcctttgtagaagtgtgtataacctgtgatatttaatattttcgtattttcacttgttaactaccctcctaaatgcttctgcagcccactgcttcgtgttcctctcgtctctctgtgcagacggtccgatcatcacttttggatgaaaccaacttaatagagaggaggggtgggttcctttttcctatacggattgacttaaaagcacatgcattacccaaggggttgataacactgcattaattaaaattgcagtgaaaacatctcgtgcctccctcatggttgcattactaaaagctacgtctaaccggaaaacaaaatcacacccctatgatcacaccccagaaagacaacatggcgCAAGCCATACATgacgtgatttttcattccatatattccgagtttcattccatatatatcgagtttcattccatatatatcaagtttcattcaatatattcagacttcattccatatatatcgagtttcattcaatatattcagacttcattccatatatatcgagtttcattcaatatattcagacttcattccatatatatcgagtttcattccatatatatcaagtttcattcaatatattcagacttcattccatatatatcaagtttcattcaatatattcagacttcattccatatatatcgagtttcattcaatatattcagacttcattccatatatatcgagtttcattcaataaattcagacttcattccatatgtatcaagtttcattccatatattcagacttcattccatatatatcaagtttcattccatatatatcaagtttcattcaatatattcagacttcattccatatatatcaagtttcattccatatatatcaagtttcattccatatattcagacttcattccatatatatcaagtttcattccatatatatcaagtttcattcaatatattcagacttcattccatatatatcgagtttcattccatatatatcaagtttcattcaatatattcagactttcaatccatatattcagacttcattccatatatattaatttcctgaacggcttgccatatatatatatatatatatatatatatatatatatatatatatatatatatatatatatatatatatatatatatatatatatatatatatatatatatatatatatatatatataattggttatttttacctctttaatttaatagctaataactttttaataattgatattttatagggctgcacggtggtgcagtgggtagcgctgttgcctcacagctagaaggttcctggttctaatccccggccgggcgggtgcctttctgtgtggagtttgcatgttctccccgtgcatgtgtgggttctctccgggttctccggcttcctcccacaatccaaaaacatgctcaggttgattgatcactctaaattgcccgtaggtgtgagtgtgtgcgtgaatggttgtctgtctctctgtgttagccctgtgataggttggcgacctgtccagggtgtaccctgccttccgcccgaagccagctgggataggctccagccccgtgacccctaacgggataagcggtcaagataatggatggatgggtggatattttataggctcttgtttgctttatactcttttgcactgtctttgttactgtgacacttaaatttccccattgtgggacgaataaaggactatcttatcttatcttatcttatcttatcttatcttatcttatcttatcttatcatatcttatcttagatATTAGTGTGAATGTAGTCTAATTACAACACCGACTGtggactagggttgcaaaattccgggaattttcaaagttggaaactttccctgggaataaaccaggaatttactaaattgaaggttagctcttaatagggaacttaaatatattttagcataatcctgactaaaacaaccagatttcatgcacgtacagttgaatatctctgctattcctcaatcacatgcacatagtacactgcttactgcagggctattaaGACCACGCCCCCTAAAGGCACTGTGcgttcctccatcacatgcacacatgatttctagaatcctgcagaggctcggcttgagaagcttgagggaagatgcttttttatttgcacgttgaatgggactttgttggagggagagcggctcatttcatttaacattttgaatgggactttgttgggattgcatttttgttcatgtttgaatgggttgggtcggggggatgagtaatatttaactcaacattcatgtttttgttcttcaacgaaataattgattgttcaataaaataattaacacttgataaagttctacaaataaatctgttttaattgtattattttggatggatgtccgcttataacaaaactaatatttatgatacctttccattaaattaccctcaattcccataattcccgtGGCAAGTTTCctatttggaatatttccaaaattcctcaGCTTAATTTCCCATGCAAAACCCCTTTGCAACACCACCTGTGGACAGGTACATACTGTTCCAGTCCTGTCAAAAAAGTAACTCAACAGGGGGCCCTGCTGAGCGTGGGCCCAGGGGAGGCCACACCCTCTGTACCCGTGGTTGCTCACCTTACTTCCTGCAGAAACGTCTGCTGTTTGTGTGACATGGGTGAATACAACTTGTTGTGCTTGTGTCCGGAGTTCTCCTCCTCTTAGGATTTAGAGTTCTCACATCTTTATTGAGGAAATCCTTTGATTCAGAACATCTTGAAGGTTCTCTTTTTGGTTAAAGTGTAAgtgttgttaatgtttttattgaccagTCTCTGGTTCAGACCCACATCTTTGCAAAGGTATTTGAGGAAgagtttcatgttgtgtttcacAAGACTGGCGGTTCATTTCATCACCGGGGGGAGGAGCAAAATGATGACATGAAGCCTAAACTCAGTGAAACGTACAGGGAAATACTCTATTAGGCTTTACTCATCAATGCTCATCAGTAGCTATTTATCTCTCTGGCAGGTTAGCAGTCGTCTCCTCATCATGTCGGATCACAGCAGAACTTCAGAGGAGGTAAAGGCTTTCCTTCTGTCCAGCATAGGAAACAATGCACAGCAGACAGTCCACTTCTACGACAGCTGGGCAGAGACATATGAAAAGGTAAGTGGACAGAAACTCTTCATCAggaacatcaaaacaatgaaacataTAAAGAGTTTAACTCCACAATCGCTAGTTTTAACAATCATGATGAATCAAACAGGACTCTGAGAAGATTCATTACAATGCACCAAATTTAACCGTGGATTTCCTGGATGCAAACTTCCCTGGGAGCCGTGAGGACGTTCAGGTTCTAGATGTTGCTTGTGGATCAGGCCTGGTCGCCAAACTGGTGAGTGAAGAATCTGGATTCTGAAAGTTATCTTAACAGTTATAAATGCAGCCAACACACAGCTGACACACTGCTAACACACAGCTAACACACAGCCAACATGCAGCCAACACACACTGATAAGGCCGGTTTAATGAAGTAGCTATAGGTTCACTTCCCCTTCCAGGATGACTCGGCATTCCTGCTCACTGATTCTTGACCCTCCTTCTTTTTCACAGATGGTTGAGAAAGGCTTTAAACACTTTGTGGGAGTGGATGGATGTAAGAAAATGCTGGAGCTAGCTGCCAAGACCAACCTCTATCAGGACCTCAGTCTGGCTTTACTGGGGACCCAACCACTGCCTGCAGAGACCGGTACACCACCCAACACCTCATACACACCTCATGCTCCGGTTTAcactcactcttttttaagaacacattatgtattgattgcaatcgggacagaaagatcattttaacctgtAAATCTAAAgtgtgtatctaaatctgagtACCAACCCCGGCTTTAAACAAGTCAAatagagataaagagagaatgAATAGAAAAACAGGAGATAATAAGTTAACTGAGAACTTTCTCTAAAAGTTTAAAGAAGAGAACTGACAGCCCCCCTCATCCTCTCGCTCTGGTTTCAGGTGTGTTTGACGTTGTGATCCTCGTCGGTGGTCTGGGTGAGGGATTTATACCGGTCAGTATTGTCAGGGATCTCTGCCACGCAGCCAAACCAGGTGAGCAGCATCACTCTTAGCATGAACCTAATGTCCTCACAACTATAGCATTTCAGAGCCAGGGGGCTGACCTCAGGAACACTGAGGAAGCCTTTAATTTAGTATTTACACTAGGCGGCAGTTTGAATTTGCATTTCAGCTAGATATTTAGGATCGtggagcaacatttaatatttagaattgacatttaacatttcaatttatatttaacattttgatttatatttaatatttcgaTTTCGAtttaaaaaatttgatttatatatcatattaagatttagatttagtatttagattaatatttaacatttatatttagattaatatttaacatttatatttatatttaacagttagatttatatttaacatttatatttatcatttatgtttatatttaacatttatatttatatttaatatttatatttagaattaacatttagattcatatttaacagttagatttatatttaacatttatattcatatttaacatttatgttaatatttaatatttatatttaatatttatattatatttaccatttagatttaaagctgaacatttatatttatatttatatttaacatttatatgtatatttaatatttatatttatattgaacatttagatttaaagctgagcatttttatttatatttagtatttaggttaatatattaaacatttatatctttattttaatatttatgtttatcatttatatgtttatttaatattttttttatttatttaacatttagatttaaagctgagcatttttatttatatttaatatttaggttaatttatttaacatttatatgtttattttaatatttatatttaacatttagatttaaatgtatCATTTGGATTGAAcagttattttaacttaatatatttttcacaacaaaatttgTTGTGAAgatgatcacaaatattcctctaaatgtgattttcatttttttaaagtgacttttaaaaattcactctacatttttatgacattttggagtTAAACGTGGTGAATTgtagattttattttcaatgtgcacaactttacaaacggcgccccataggtTTTATGTGTAAGCaatgtttataaatgagaccccctGTCTGTGAACTCCATCAGTCCATACAGGGTCAGCTTGATGGTGGGGCTTTGCAGGATTGAGAGGTCCACTGGGTCAGCTAGGATTTAGAAAACCACCTGACAGGATAACTTGAAGTAGTAACATCACCAAGACCTTTTCAGAGAGACTTTAGAACaaactgtgagtgagtgagctgtctgctgtctgctgtctgcaggAGGTTTGGTCTGCATGACGCGAGGCAATCACAGCaaaggagaggagatggagtACAAAGATGAGttggagagagagctgcagctgaTGGAGCAGGAGGGACTGTGGAGTCAGGTGGgaaccaaacacacagacaggtacaTGGGGGACGTGCATTCAAGCACCAATGGAGACCAGAACAACCTGCAAGAAGAGCAATTCATCAGCGGCAGCATTTACCTGTACaagaaatccatccatccacaggCTGACATCATCCAGTAGACTCAGAGGGGACGAGAGACTGTCTGCCAGCCAAACGAAAGTCTGGAGCtgaataaaatgttgattttaattacaaataactgtgttgtgtgtgtttgtctctttcaTGAGGTGTCTTATTTgtgacagtgtgtttgtttttttctgatgacgcgatggaaaagaaaaagtgagaaaTGCTTTAGACTCAAAACAGCTCGTCATAAATCTTTGAGAGATTCAaatctaaaggtgcatttcaaccaagagtcacggggtcttttagcccccagaactactttccccggtaCTAagaggttcctgtgcccccattgttgtctgcgttttgactaggtagattgtgcaaatcaggccagtgatgtatggagggataaaaaagtaaatgcactacaccaccagaccagtagagggcagtaaaacactTTCATtacatcacagatggattcactgagaggagataagcacgagtagcaaagacgtttcaacacggctttaaaatccttttgaactctaaaagccgtggcagagatcggccggtgttttggtttaaactgcgaccctgttaactggagactctcagccggatgcatccctcataaacgtctttagacgatcattaaatatctgatgaggatattttgaaatcttaataaaaactaaactagtttgcattcccaggaactccctctgtgtttcaacagctgtgtaaactccacaaacactgacacgttcagctgaaggtctccagtttacagggtcacttttaaaaccgtaacaccgggaggagagacgcattcatggtggggctgagagaagactactgttacaagctgctaaatcaagagaatcacagcttcttcttttgaaaagtacacacacatacaaaaaagatagaacaaataaaaactaatgaaagaaagagaaatcaagtgaatcacagatgtgtgtgatgttattgtggacggcgggcggaataaaaacactgcggctaatctaccaatcagacacgttcagcattgcaggccccgccccccgaaagcctTTGACAGGGGCTTtctaggggggagattatctacccctgaactaatttagaccctggttcctcaggtcaaaacgcacatagttccagggtaaagttcctctggttgaaaagcgCCTTTAAAAATCCTAAAGTACAGCTTCTTTTATAACCTCCTAATATCTGAGGCTGTTTCTGcttttctctgtctccccctgctggtcgTTAGATGTAACTGCAGTTGCTTTGTGGTTAAATGTCAGTCATGAATTTTTCTCCTTGACATCCAATCTTATATTTAATGACGGTGAGCATGTGGAGCTTCATTCACAGCCCATAAATCTCATGTAATCAATGTGTCTGCTGACAAATAAGAAATGTCCCTCGGCTGACGCAGTCCAGGAGGAGTAGCAGACTCACACCATCCAATAGGATCTTTGTTTACTCACGCTGATGTGACAGTGATGAGAAAATAACAACGATGTCACTTTGAAACATCTTTTTAATTCCAGTCGATGATTACATTCCCCTCTGAGCTGAGGAATTTAATTTGCCTGATGAAACACTTCACTCGATTAACTCCTGAATACATCACAAGCTGTGACTTTCCTCAGGGGCAAGAGACTTTCAGAGGAGCTACAGGGGGTCAAAGTTCACAGGcgggtagtactttccaaaagTTCAGGGACTTTTGTGCGGGCCTTGTTGTGCTGAGTGTTTCTGATTGGTGGAGTACGAGAGCAGCtttgaaaacataaacacaaacatgttcctAATCTTTCAGAATCAGGCTGGCAGAGGAACCGTTAAGTCCCTGAAGACATCCTTAAATAAAAGTAGAGAGTGTTTTTTTAGAGGAAATGTGGctttaaatcataaaacaacaagttatACACTTAGTACTCTCCTCAAGGATCACCCAGGAACATCAGACACTTGATGTTAAGGCTTCCTGTCATCCTAATCTCACATCCTCAATGAGACGACTGATCCAGCAGAGCGGGGAATCCCCCTAAAGCAGCTTACTGGATTGGATTAGAGTGTAATGGTTGTACTAAGATGATTCCCCCTGTTTACATAGTTACATAGGGACCttattttaacatgtttttccaGTTTTCAGTTCAGTAATCTTTATATAGACAAAGAGCCAAAGAGGTATGAGTGATAGATAGCTGTCTACTTCTATTCTACAGGCTTTAATAGATGCAGTAAGGAAATTACATattacataaatataaaaatgtctcCTTGAGCTGCTGCTGTCTTAATTATGTATATAAAGACTTTAAGGTTGAATCATCAGGAAACAACAGGGAGTGTCCTTCTGGTCCTGCAGTTCTCAGTTCTGCCACATGAGGGCAGCAGAGCTACATAAATAGTTGCTGTTTGAGGTAATGCTGACACTGTATGCCCATATATGGTCTGAAGGGTGAGAAAGGAAGCACCAAatatgtcacacacacaccctgacagTAAACAAAGATATTTTGTTGTCATGGTGATCTTATTTTAGGGCTGGACGAAtctcagatggaaaaaacaaataactggatgtttatttataaaatccCTAATGAGgtggaaacaaagacagatatgtattattaataataataataataataataataataataataataataataataataataataataataataataataataaataatcaaatcaaataatctttatttttatagcacttttcaatactgagttaaaaagtaaaaattaaaaagatactaaaataaaaaagaaatttgagGAAAGAAAtacaaggaaataaaacaatgttggaggaataaaaaaaaaagataaaatattgaaataatgcaaaaaataatacaaaatgagaaatgagaaatgataaaaaaaatacaatatatctTTGTAGTTTTGGCTTTTTAATatcactgcttttatttttgtttattttttacttgtCTTCTGATTATCATAACTCCTTCCTACTTCTCTTTATTGCTCATATCATTCTAATTTATTTAAGTGAATTTGAATTTATAATATGTGCAATGTGTCATTTTTCTCCCACCATTCAACTGAACTTTATTTGTATCAAACAGCATCTTCCAAAACTAAAGAGAAAAAAGTAACAGAAAATTGAGAgttataaattatatttttagcaAGGCTATAAAATTACAGCAAGAAAAATTAGACACCAATCAAAGGTGAATAAGTCAAGATAAATACAAGAGATGAGTAAAATAATATATCTAGCATTTCGGAGTAATACAACATCCAGCTTTAGTGTGTCCACATGAAGTTATTAATACATAAAGCTTTTTTACAGATACTGCACCGTGTTTTAAATCACAAACTATTGACAGAAATCATAGAAAAGTTTGTGATGAGGCCAGGAAACAAACCTAAAAAGATCCATGATGTGTTTAAAGCACATTTGCGACACTCTTTGTCAGAAAAatgctgtttaaataaagtttattatcatGGTGTTACAGTCATCTGTGTGTCCGTTACAAATTCTGCCTATTGTAATCAAAGTGTTTTCAAGAAAATGATAgggaagttgtttttgtttcttcattttctaTAATTCATGGATAAtattctttaaagctcctgtgaggatttcagtttgtgttgattttggcgccccctgtggacaaagcagaacctcttattttttttaacattaaaatgtatcaCTCGCCAGAAATCTCTtccattgaaatgttaaagagTTGAGGAGTTTCAAACTGCACGTCGCACATTTGATGTCCTTTCCTTGCTCCCATCACTGagtaatgtgttgtgtgtgtcgtgttgtgtgttgtgtggatCAGAAAAGGTGTGTCACCACATGAAGCACTACACCCATCCAGCCTCTCCTCTGACAGGAACCCTGCGCCGTCAGTCCTCTGCGTTTAGACCACAGGGGGTTGGTCAGACGCTGTAATCCTCCTGATCACATGATGGAGTAGATACGTGTTTACTAACTCTGCAGTGGTCACATGATCACACAGTCTGTTGCAGGCTGAGAGTTAAAGTTGCATATATGAGGAAATAACAGTGTTcatgaagctgatgatgattATTCTCTGAAACTGTTG carries:
- the LOC117814476 gene encoding methyltransferase-like protein 27, which translates into the protein MSDHSRTSEEVKAFLLSSIGNNAQQTVHFYDSWAETYEKDSEKIHYNAPNLTVDFLDANFPGSREDVQVLDVACGSGLVAKLMVEKGFKHFVGVDGCKKMLELAAKTNLYQDLSLALLGTQPLPAETGVFDVVILVGGLGEGFIPVSIVRDLCHAAKPGGLVCMTRGNHSKGEEMEYKDELERELQLMEQEGLWSQVGTKHTDRYMGDVHSSTNGDQNNLQEEQFISGSIYLYKKSIHPQADIIQ